In a genomic window of Methylovirgula sp. 4M-Z18:
- a CDS encoding ABC transporter ATP-binding protein/permease: protein MNVPAKLPQPVATHIADASSNGVWAQLLIMLEALKGSPRKWVLISLPAGSVVVISAIAVGQVRLNQWQGALYDTLVQRNFSGFLHQTTVFLAIVSALLALVVAQTWLTEVGKVRLRGWLVRDVMDEWLRPKRAYLFAYTGESGVNPDQRIHEDARHLSELSVDFGNGLLQSSLLLISFVGVLWGLSSQVVFNWDGKDFTIPGYMVWCAFAYASVGSWLTWWVGRPLIQLNADHYAREAAFRTALVRVVERAEAIVLYRGEADERAWLDDKFNAVQIVARKLAGGVARLTWITSGHGWLAILAPFLIAAPGYFSGRLSLGALMITVGAFNQVQSSLRWFVDNFSRIADWRATLGRVVTMREALRALETLHENESRIDFSEHPEQKLVLEHVETFLPGSLVECAVLNEERIELCPGEHVQVIGDVTAVKTTFFLALAGLWPWGRGTISLPPRDDMMFLPRQPYLPTGSLRSAIAYPAEAHVFSDEAMRAALSRVELGHLADDLDRKATWEKELSLDEEQALGFARVLLHAPKWVFLDDALGAMDPKMRASIMSTFGQELAGTSVVSTGRSAENGFYSKTLHLRRLERQEKRSTPLSVDAVT, encoded by the coding sequence ATGAACGTTCCAGCCAAGTTGCCGCAACCCGTCGCAACGCATATCGCAGATGCTTCCAGCAATGGCGTTTGGGCCCAGTTGCTCATTATGCTCGAAGCGCTGAAAGGGTCGCCGCGGAAATGGGTGCTGATAAGTCTGCCGGCCGGCAGCGTGGTCGTCATCTCGGCGATCGCGGTTGGCCAGGTCCGGTTGAACCAATGGCAAGGCGCCCTCTACGACACGCTGGTACAACGCAATTTCAGCGGTTTCCTGCATCAGACTACCGTGTTCTTGGCCATTGTTTCTGCCCTTCTCGCCCTGGTGGTGGCCCAAACCTGGCTGACGGAAGTGGGCAAAGTTAGGCTGCGCGGCTGGCTGGTCCGCGACGTAATGGATGAATGGCTGCGCCCGAAGCGCGCCTATCTCTTCGCCTATACCGGGGAGAGCGGCGTCAATCCCGATCAGCGCATTCATGAGGACGCGCGCCATCTTTCGGAACTCTCGGTGGATTTCGGCAACGGACTGCTGCAATCTTCGCTTCTGCTCATCAGCTTCGTCGGCGTCCTGTGGGGGCTCTCGTCCCAGGTCGTCTTCAACTGGGACGGCAAAGACTTCACGATTCCGGGCTACATGGTTTGGTGCGCCTTTGCCTACGCTTCCGTCGGCTCCTGGCTCACCTGGTGGGTCGGACGCCCGCTCATCCAGCTCAATGCCGATCACTATGCGCGGGAGGCAGCATTTCGCACGGCCCTGGTCCGCGTCGTCGAACGAGCGGAAGCCATCGTGCTCTATCGCGGGGAGGCCGACGAACGCGCGTGGCTCGATGATAAATTCAACGCCGTTCAAATCGTTGCCCGCAAACTGGCGGGAGGCGTGGCGCGCCTGACCTGGATTACGTCCGGCCATGGCTGGCTGGCGATTCTTGCACCATTCCTGATCGCCGCACCGGGCTATTTCAGCGGCAGGCTGTCGCTTGGCGCCCTCATGATCACGGTCGGCGCGTTCAATCAAGTTCAAAGCTCATTGCGCTGGTTCGTCGATAATTTTTCGCGGATCGCTGATTGGCGCGCCACTTTGGGCCGCGTCGTCACGATGCGCGAGGCATTGCGGGCATTGGAAACCCTGCACGAAAATGAGAGCCGGATCGACTTCTCGGAACATCCGGAACAGAAGCTGGTACTTGAGCATGTCGAAACCTTTCTGCCGGGTTCACTTGTCGAATGCGCCGTCCTCAATGAAGAGCGAATCGAATTGTGCCCCGGCGAACATGTACAGGTCATCGGCGACGTAACGGCCGTCAAAACGACATTTTTCCTGGCGCTCGCCGGATTGTGGCCGTGGGGCCGCGGCACGATCAGCTTGCCGCCGCGCGACGACATGATGTTCTTGCCACGGCAGCCCTATCTGCCCACCGGCTCGCTCCGGAGCGCGATCGCCTATCCGGCGGAAGCCCATGTGTTCAGTGACGAGGCGATGCGCGCCGCTCTGTCCCGCGTTGAGCTCGGGCATCTCGCCGACGACCTCGATCGCAAGGCCACCTGGGAAAAGGAACTCTCCCTCGATGAAGAGCAAGCGCTCGGCTTTGCCCGCGTGCTGTTGCATGCACCCAAATGGGTGTTCCTCGATGATGCCTTAGGCGCGATGGATCCGAAAATGCGGGCATCGATCATGTCGACGTTCGGCCAAGAGCTGGCCGGCACGTCGGTTGTCAGCACGGGCCGCAGTGCTGAGAACGGTTTCTACAGCAAGACGTTGCATTTGCGACGGTTGGAGCGTCAGGAAAAACGAAGCACGCCGCTGTCAGTTGACGCGGTGACCTGA